Within the Pseudanabaena sp. BC1403 genome, the region GTCAAGGGAAGTTCGAGTAGTTTGTAAGCTTCCTAAGGCTGATTCTAACTTTGCGCGAGCTTCGTCAATATCTTCACTGCGCGATCCTGCTTGAGATAATCCTAACGATTGTTGTGCTTGTAATACTGAAGCCTGAGCGGTATCGCGGGATGTAACTGCTTTTTGGTAGGTTTGTCGAGAAACTGCTCCTGATTGATAAAGAGATTGATTGCTAAGGAGATCTTCTTCCGCCTGACGCAGTTCGACTTGAGCGCTGTTTAGCTGAGCCTTCGCCTTTGCGATCTCTTCAGGACGGTTACCTGCGATCAACCGCTGCAAATTTGCTTCCTGTTGCGAGACTTGTGCTTCCATTTGGATGCTTTGCCCACGCAGTCCCGAATCGTCCATTTCGGCTATTAATTGACCCTGACGTACGCGATCGCCTTCTTTTACCAGCAAAGTTTTAATTGTCCCCGTTGATTTGGGGCTGAGATTGATCGAACGCTCAACCTTGATCGTGCCATTGGCGGTAATGGTAATCGGCAGAGTTTTGCGTTCTACAGGCTGAGTGATAAGATCGCTTGGAGAATTATTTACCGATGCCGAGTTTAAAAATTGCCAGCCTACTCCGCCAACTCCTAAAAATAGCAAAAGCGCAGGTAACCCAAGTTTAAGCCATTTCCCTCTCGGCAAAGGTTTCTTATCTGGCTTCTGACTTGAAGCATTCGCAGGAACTGGATCGGATAACATGATTTTCCTCCAAAAAACAAAAGGAATACGTAGATATTCTTCAAAGCATTAAAAATGTAAGTACTTACTTATTAATTGATGTTACGTGGAAGGAATTTCTGTGATAGCGAAAGTCTAGGGCTGGCAAGGGGGATTGCCCTGCTTCGCTACCAGCAAGATATTCATCATCTACGTTCCACGTAACATCAGTTAATAAGTAATACCAATTCACGAAAG harbors:
- a CDS encoding efflux RND transporter periplasmic adaptor subunit, which translates into the protein MLSDPVPANASSQKPDKKPLPRGKWLKLGLPALLLFLGVGGVGWQFLNSASVNNSPSDLITQPVERKTLPITITANGTIKVERSINLSPKSTGTIKTLLVKEGDRVRQGQLIAEMDDSGLRGQSIQMEAQVSQQEANLQRLIAGNRPEEIAKAKAQLNSAQVELRQAEEDLLSNQSLYQSGAVSRQTYQKAVTSRDTAQASVLQAQQSLGLSQAGSRSEDIDEARAKLESALGSLQTTRTSLDDTKIVAPFDGLVIKKYADIGAFVSPSMSGSSDSASSSSILTLANDRLQVVVNISEAQIAKVKLGQSVKVKVDAFPNEIFTGKVEQIAPQATVSQNVTSFEVRVGITSTEVAKLKAGMNVEAQFEVGSLNNAILVPNAAVVKQADGTGVYILGNNRQPIFQAIQTGNTAGSFTEVKSGLQGNEQVLVSPPSKKESSSSGGILPPAPR